One window of the Ureibacillus sp. FSL W7-1570 genome contains the following:
- the yycI gene encoding two-component system regulatory protein YycI, with protein MDWSKSKTIFIIVFFILDVFLFSLYLNRHIEAQQVKVSGGKTIEARLKDDHITFNLLPTVESAPYISAKVTDFNEENIQLKNYQQMTVENDNKLIVTLKEPVKLRNIKEKSSFNEFIRNNVYKGSAYSVWKINEEERTAIFFQNFDDKTIYYNIHGIVKIYWNEDLEVTKYEQTMLSNFEEFEEEETLLPPYQVIQILYARDLLKPNSRIAEIKLGYSTLVQLTQTQVFVPTWKVRVVTATGTEEEYFVNAVDGKIIDVQSDLTVDVDETDELEQLKEIEEE; from the coding sequence ATGGACTGGAGTAAATCCAAAACCATATTCATTATCGTGTTCTTCATCTTGGATGTTTTCCTTTTCTCCCTCTATTTGAACCGTCATATCGAAGCCCAACAAGTGAAAGTTTCCGGTGGCAAAACCATTGAAGCGAGATTAAAAGATGATCACATTACGTTTAATTTGCTTCCGACGGTTGAAAGTGCCCCTTATATTTCAGCAAAGGTGACGGATTTCAACGAGGAAAACATTCAACTGAAAAACTATCAACAAATGACAGTAGAAAATGACAACAAACTGATCGTGACCTTGAAGGAACCGGTGAAACTTCGGAATATTAAAGAAAAATCGAGTTTCAATGAGTTCATCAGAAATAACGTATATAAAGGCTCCGCATATTCGGTGTGGAAAATAAACGAGGAAGAACGGACGGCGATTTTCTTCCAAAATTTCGATGACAAAACCATCTATTATAACATTCACGGCATCGTAAAAATTTATTGGAATGAAGATTTGGAAGTGACGAAATATGAACAGACGATGCTAAGCAATTTCGAGGAATTCGAGGAAGAAGAAACCCTTCTCCCTCCATATCAAGTTATTCAAATTTTATATGCGCGGGACTTGCTAAAACCAAATTCCCGGATTGCCGAAATCAAACTTGGCTATTCAACCCTCGTACAGCTGACGCAAACCCAAGTGTTTGTGCCTACATGGAAAGTAAGGGTTGTGACGGCTACTGGAACAGAAGAGGAATATTTCGTCAATGCTGTAGACGGAAAAATCATTGATGTACAATCTGATTTGACGGTAGATGTAGATGAAACAGATGAACTGGAACAATTGAAAGAAATAGAAGAAGAATAG
- the yycH gene encoding two-component system activity regulator YycH: MKYIEQIKSIVLLFLVLLSIVLTFSIWTYTPSLQVIEESSQVDQLMVGKKKNLQEVIKPYRILVRDRGEWKGTIGSTAINDLMDILPNWKGSELIPVQNNMSIKKMNDFIRMDQRITFFFSEEVPIKVFHSIVPFSQDDLPELTFNKLIMDWSKVDSEKVLTVYFLSGTHRTLYSTEIKMNEVYFQSTVLQALEGLVAYQEVERSNGLSLYVPKDEIELVQYTYYIDEIHPDTFRDILFYDPAIVRKNVESQELLKYTDGMTLMTVDVKNRYLNYVNPSTESMAELPASRLLLDSFEFVNEHGGFTGDYRLTSTNEQKHIVEYQLYKQGFPVFSTDTTTRITTTWGENQLFRYKRPYFLLDLDINSEKSQRKVSPGLSAVDVLEKSKQLQLNEVDDIILGYYLKQNDNNLLFTLEPGWFALSQGSWKRIAPEATGGGKNGLE; encoded by the coding sequence ATGAAGTATATCGAGCAAATCAAATCCATTGTTCTTCTTTTCCTTGTCCTATTAAGCATTGTTTTAACGTTTTCCATTTGGACCTATACACCAAGCCTCCAGGTAATTGAAGAATCATCGCAAGTGGATCAGTTGATGGTTGGAAAGAAAAAGAATCTTCAGGAGGTCATCAAACCTTACCGGATATTGGTCAGGGATCGAGGTGAATGGAAAGGAACGATTGGTTCAACAGCCATCAATGATTTGATGGACATTCTGCCAAACTGGAAAGGTTCCGAACTTATTCCGGTTCAAAATAATATGTCCATTAAAAAAATGAATGATTTTATTCGGATGGATCAACGCATTACGTTCTTCTTTTCCGAAGAAGTGCCAATCAAGGTATTCCACTCCATTGTTCCTTTTTCCCAGGATGATTTGCCGGAATTGACGTTCAACAAACTGATCATGGATTGGAGTAAAGTCGATTCGGAAAAGGTGCTGACGGTTTATTTTTTGAGCGGAACCCATCGGACTTTATATAGCACAGAAATCAAAATGAACGAAGTATATTTTCAATCGACGGTTTTACAAGCGTTGGAAGGATTGGTCGCTTATCAGGAAGTGGAGCGTTCCAATGGACTTTCATTATATGTGCCGAAAGATGAAATTGAATTGGTACAATATACGTACTATATTGATGAAATACATCCGGATACTTTCAGGGATATATTGTTCTATGACCCGGCGATTGTCCGGAAAAACGTTGAGAGTCAAGAATTGTTAAAATATACAGATGGTATGACGTTAATGACGGTGGATGTAAAAAATCGATATCTGAATTACGTGAACCCATCTACTGAAAGCATGGCGGAATTGCCGGCTTCCCGCTTACTGCTCGACAGTTTTGAATTTGTAAATGAGCACGGAGGTTTTACCGGGGATTACCGATTAACTTCCACCAATGAACAGAAACATATTGTCGAATATCAATTGTACAAGCAAGGTTTCCCTGTTTTCAGCACAGATACCACAACAAGGATTACAACGACGTGGGGGGAAAATCAATTATTCAGATATAAAAGACCGTATTTTCTGCTGGATTTGGATATAAACTCTGAAAAATCCCAACGGAAAGTATCGCCAGGGCTCTCGGCCGTCGATGTTCTTGAAAAATCAAAACAACTCCAGTTGAATGAAGTGGATGATATCATTCTTGGATACTATTTAAAACAAAATGACAATAATCTATTATTTACGTTGGAACCTGGTTGGTTTGCGTTAAGTCAAGGCAGCTGGAAACGCATTGCGCCGGAAGCGACAGGAGGGGGAAAGAATGGACTGGAGTAA
- the walK gene encoding cell wall metabolism sensor histidine kinase WalK: MQKVSFFRSIHVKLVLIYVLLIIIALQIIGIYFSNKLEDSLKSNFEDSVLQRIDLIEYSIREELTKERDETTPTLEQSLNAALREFATGDINEIRVIDRRNRVIATSDSENQAIIGQRSNDDIVKKVISSETDQEEIALDPETNTRVWVIATPILSTVDPNSEVIGAIYIESNIEKVYDQMNDINRIFAVGTAISLVITVILGILIARTITRPILDMRKQAQAMSRGNFSRKVRVYGDDEIGQLAIAFNHLTNRLQEAQSSTEAERRKLASVLANMTDGVIATDRKGKIILINDPALNFLKVTREDTLNRPIASVLGIEDNYSFEDLIHMKEPINLDISTEESPLILRASFSVIQKETGFVNGLITVLHDITEQEKIEMERREFVANVSHELRTPLTTMRSYLEALADGSWQDENIAPHFINVVQTETERMIRLVNDLLSLSKMDSKDYQLNKEVVEFNSFFHRIIDRFEMSKSQNVKFIRYIPETPYFVEIDTDKLTQVIDNIISNAIKYSPDGGNIRFGFTVQGNMLKVMISDDGMGIPKENLGKIFDRFYRVDKARSRAMGGTGLGLAIAKEMIKAHNGTIWAESEEGVGTTIFFTLPYEIDGAGDWE, encoded by the coding sequence ATGCAGAAAGTCAGTTTTTTCCGTTCGATTCATGTAAAGCTTGTATTAATTTACGTACTGCTTATTATTATCGCATTGCAAATTATCGGAATCTATTTCTCCAATAAGTTGGAAGACAGCTTAAAGTCCAACTTTGAAGATTCCGTTCTTCAACGAATCGATTTAATTGAATACAGTATCCGCGAAGAGTTGACAAAGGAACGGGATGAAACAACACCTACTTTGGAACAAAGTTTGAATGCCGCTTTGCGGGAATTTGCAACAGGCGATATCAATGAGATTCGGGTCATCGATCGGCGCAATCGGGTAATCGCCACTTCCGATTCGGAAAACCAGGCCATTATCGGGCAGCGTTCCAATGATGATATTGTAAAGAAAGTCATTTCTTCTGAAACGGACCAAGAGGAAATTGCTTTGGATCCGGAAACGAATACAAGGGTTTGGGTCATTGCAACGCCCATTTTAAGTACCGTTGATCCGAACAGCGAAGTGATCGGTGCAATTTATATAGAGTCCAACATTGAAAAAGTATATGACCAAATGAATGACATTAACCGCATATTCGCTGTTGGTACAGCCATTTCCTTGGTCATCACGGTCATCCTGGGTATTCTGATTGCAAGAACAATCACCAGACCCATTTTGGATATGCGTAAGCAAGCGCAAGCGATGTCCAGAGGAAACTTTTCAAGAAAAGTGCGAGTGTACGGCGATGACGAAATTGGTCAATTGGCGATTGCGTTCAACCACTTAACGAATCGCTTGCAGGAAGCCCAATCTTCAACGGAAGCGGAGCGAAGAAAATTGGCTTCCGTCTTGGCCAATATGACGGATGGGGTAATCGCTACAGACCGCAAAGGGAAAATCATTTTGATCAATGATCCTGCGTTAAACTTTTTAAAAGTGACCAGGGAGGATACGTTAAACCGACCGATTGCCTCTGTTCTGGGAATTGAAGATAACTACAGTTTCGAAGACTTGATTCATATGAAAGAACCAATCAATTTGGATATCAGCACAGAAGAATCACCGCTTATTTTGAGGGCGAGCTTCTCTGTGATCCAAAAAGAAACCGGTTTTGTGAACGGTTTGATTACGGTATTGCACGATATTACAGAGCAGGAAAAAATCGAGATGGAACGCCGTGAATTCGTAGCGAATGTTTCCCATGAACTGCGGACGCCTTTGACAACCATGAGAAGTTATTTGGAAGCTCTTGCGGATGGTTCTTGGCAGGACGAAAACATTGCTCCTCATTTTATCAATGTAGTACAGACGGAAACGGAGCGGATGATTCGCCTTGTGAACGATTTGCTGAGTCTATCCAAAATGGATTCAAAGGACTATCAATTGAATAAGGAAGTCGTTGAATTTAATAGTTTCTTCCATCGGATTATTGACCGGTTTGAGATGTCAAAATCCCAAAATGTGAAATTCATTCGCTATATACCGGAAACGCCTTATTTTGTGGAAATTGATACTGACAAGTTGACACAAGTCATCGATAATATCATTTCGAATGCCATCAAATACTCCCCTGACGGCGGCAACATTCGATTTGGCTTCACCGTTCAAGGGAATATGTTGAAAGTGATGATTTCCGATGATGGAATGGGAATACCAAAGGAAAATCTGGGTAAAATCTTTGACCGATTCTACCGTGTAGATAAAGCCCGATCCCGGGCGATGGGCGGAACCGGACTGGGACTTGCGATTGCCAAAGAAATGATTAAAGCCCACAACGGAACAATTTGGGCTGAAAGTGAAGAGGGAGTAGGTACAACGATATTCTTCACTTTACCGTATGAAATAGATGGGGCTGGTGATTGGGAATGA
- the yycF gene encoding response regulator YycF, translated as MDGKTILVVDDEKPIADILQFNLVKEGYKVICAYDGEEALKMVEEQQPDLMLLDIMLPKKDGMEVCREVRKKYDFPIIMLTAKGSEIDKVLGLEMGADDYVTKPFSTRELIARVKANMRRLKASAQNEEAKEESNNITVGSLIIQPDAYIVQKRGETIELTHREFELLHYLAKHIGQVMTREHLLQTVWGYDYFGDVRTVDVTIRRLREKIEDNPSHPTWIVTRRGVGYYLRNPEQE; from the coding sequence ATGGACGGCAAAACAATCTTGGTTGTCGATGATGAAAAACCCATTGCGGATATTTTGCAGTTTAATTTAGTAAAAGAAGGATATAAAGTGATTTGCGCCTATGACGGAGAAGAAGCATTGAAAATGGTGGAAGAACAGCAACCGGATTTAATGTTGCTTGATATCATGCTTCCAAAAAAGGACGGCATGGAAGTTTGCCGCGAGGTTCGTAAAAAATACGATTTTCCAATTATCATGCTTACAGCAAAAGGATCCGAAATCGACAAAGTATTGGGCCTTGAAATGGGAGCGGATGATTATGTGACAAAACCTTTCAGCACGCGGGAATTGATTGCCCGCGTAAAAGCGAATATGCGGCGTCTGAAAGCCTCTGCACAAAATGAGGAAGCGAAAGAGGAATCAAACAATATTACAGTTGGTTCATTAATCATCCAACCGGACGCTTATATTGTCCAAAAACGCGGTGAAACGATCGAATTGACCCACCGTGAATTTGAACTCTTGCATTACTTGGCAAAACATATTGGTCAAGTGATGACCCGGGAGCATTTATTGCAAACCGTTTGGGGATATGACTATTTCGGTGATGTCCGGACAGTGGATGTAACGATTCGACGTCTCCGTGAAAAAATTGAAGATAATCCAAGCCACCCGACATGGATTGTCACTCGCCGCGGCGTTGGCTATTACTTGCGAAATCCTGAACAGGAGTAG
- a CDS encoding M23 family metallopeptidase, producing MNTKWKIGHHSSHNVSLLNQHKNGLLVKAFVTAVLLSTITFNLAFANEGDVGSIDKIYHVYLEDKYIGSVSDEKKVKKVIEAKEKEASEKYKGYEVDADALVTIVPEQVFSYKTNDSETLKMLDEQLEVQTDAYAFEVNGKAVLYLKNKEDYEETLKKLKLQYVPEEKLKVFEESKGSAQNQPLKENDKKIIDVLLSETVSGKEAKISPAKILTPDQAVQYIKTGSIEKQVYVVKKGDVLGKIAKEHGLTTKELLALNPGLTVDSLLQIGQEINVTVEKPLVNVQVVYETLNTETIDYEKVVQEDASMFKGEKEIIQKGSPGKKEVSYLVTEVNGQVVNKKVTNEKVLVEPKKHIEKVGTKVISSRGTGNFIWPTSGGYISSGMGSRWGSFHRGIDIARPSNYNIKASDNGVVTFAGWDGTYGNKIVVNHNNGYQTLYAHLSEIKVSVGQVVPQGAVIGIMGSTGNSTGVHLHFEVLKNGSLINPLSVLN from the coding sequence ATGAATACGAAATGGAAAATTGGTCACCACAGTAGTCATAATGTAAGTCTTCTAAATCAGCATAAAAACGGATTATTGGTAAAGGCATTCGTAACTGCAGTACTTCTATCGACAATCACTTTCAATTTGGCATTTGCGAATGAGGGCGATGTCGGCTCCATCGACAAAATTTATCATGTGTATTTAGAAGACAAATATATCGGTTCAGTATCCGATGAAAAGAAAGTGAAAAAAGTTATTGAAGCCAAAGAAAAAGAGGCAAGTGAAAAATACAAAGGTTATGAAGTGGATGCAGATGCACTGGTCACAATTGTTCCTGAACAAGTGTTTTCTTATAAAACAAATGATTCAGAAACTCTAAAAATGTTAGACGAACAATTGGAAGTACAGACTGATGCTTATGCCTTTGAAGTAAATGGAAAAGCGGTTCTCTACTTGAAAAATAAAGAAGATTATGAAGAAACCCTTAAGAAACTGAAGCTTCAATATGTTCCGGAAGAAAAATTGAAAGTGTTTGAGGAATCAAAAGGATCTGCCCAAAACCAGCCATTAAAAGAAAATGATAAAAAAATCATCGATGTTCTGCTATCAGAAACTGTTTCAGGTAAAGAAGCAAAAATTAGTCCTGCAAAAATCCTTACACCTGATCAAGCGGTGCAATATATTAAGACTGGGTCAATCGAAAAGCAGGTTTATGTTGTGAAAAAAGGCGATGTTCTTGGAAAAATAGCGAAGGAGCATGGCTTGACAACAAAAGAATTATTGGCTCTAAATCCAGGTCTGACAGTGGATTCGCTTTTACAAATTGGACAAGAAATCAACGTTACGGTAGAAAAGCCTTTAGTTAACGTACAGGTTGTATATGAAACATTAAACACAGAAACAATTGACTACGAAAAAGTAGTTCAGGAAGATGCTTCCATGTTTAAAGGAGAAAAAGAAATCATCCAAAAAGGCAGCCCCGGTAAAAAAGAAGTGTCTTACCTGGTTACTGAAGTAAATGGACAAGTAGTAAATAAGAAAGTAACAAATGAAAAAGTATTGGTTGAACCTAAAAAACATATCGAAAAAGTAGGAACAAAGGTGATCTCATCCAGAGGTACAGGCAATTTTATTTGGCCAACGAGCGGCGGATACATTTCAAGCGGCATGGGATCGCGTTGGGGCAGCTTCCATAGGGGAATCGATATTGCCCGTCCGTCGAATTACAACATCAAAGCAAGTGATAATGGTGTTGTAACATTCGCTGGCTGGGATGGTACTTATGGAAATAAAATTGTGGTGAACCACAATAATGGATACCAAACATTATATGCCCATTTATCAGAAATTAAAGTTTCAGTGGGACAAGTAGTGCCACAAGGTGCCGTTATCGGTATAATGGGGTCTACCGGCAATTCCACTGGAGTGCATTTGCATTTTGAAGTGCTCAAAAATGGATCACTCATTAATCCATTATCCGTATTGAATTGA
- a CDS encoding adenylosuccinate synthase, which translates to MTSVVVVGTQWGDEGKGKITDFLSKKADVIARFSGGDNAGHTIKIGEETYKLHLIPSGIFYKEKTSVMGNGMVINPKSLVNELKGLQARGIDTSNLRISNRAHVILPYHIYQDKIEEESRGDKKIGTTCKGIGPCYQDKIARMGIRIADLLDKEVFEQKLRENLEKKNRLFEKYYEVEGLKFEDIFEEYYGYGQEIKEYVTDTSKVLNDVLDQGGRVLFEGAQGVMLDVDHGTYPFVTSSNPVAGGVTTGTGIGPSYVSRVVGVCKAYTSRVGDGPFPTELFDEVGHQIREVGREYGTTTGRPRRVGWFDAVVVRHSRRVSGITDLALNSIDVLTGLETVKICTAYKYKDQIITEYPASLHVLEECEPVYEELPGWTEDITGVRSFDELPKNAQNYVNRIVELTGIRLMTFSVGPAREQTNIVNDVWE; encoded by the coding sequence ATGACTTCAGTTGTTGTTGTAGGAACTCAATGGGGAGACGAAGGAAAAGGGAAAATTACCGATTTCCTTTCAAAAAAGGCGGATGTGATTGCTCGTTTTTCAGGCGGTGACAATGCTGGACATACAATCAAAATCGGTGAAGAAACATATAAATTGCATTTGATTCCATCCGGTATTTTCTATAAAGAGAAAACTTCCGTGATGGGCAATGGAATGGTGATCAATCCGAAATCATTGGTAAATGAGCTGAAAGGTTTGCAGGCTCGCGGCATTGATACGTCAAACTTACGCATTTCCAACCGTGCCCATGTCATTCTTCCTTACCACATTTATCAAGATAAAATTGAAGAAGAATCCCGTGGCGACAAAAAAATCGGAACAACTTGCAAAGGGATTGGGCCATGCTATCAAGACAAAATCGCCCGCATGGGAATCCGAATTGCAGATTTATTGGATAAAGAAGTATTCGAACAAAAATTGAGAGAAAACCTCGAAAAGAAAAACCGTTTATTTGAAAAATATTACGAGGTGGAAGGCCTAAAATTTGAAGACATTTTTGAAGAGTATTATGGTTACGGTCAAGAAATCAAAGAATACGTGACAGACACATCAAAAGTGTTAAATGACGTTTTAGATCAAGGCGGACGTGTATTGTTTGAAGGTGCCCAAGGAGTCATGCTGGATGTGGATCACGGAACATATCCGTTTGTCACTTCTTCCAATCCGGTAGCCGGCGGAGTGACAACAGGTACGGGAATTGGCCCTTCCTATGTTTCAAGAGTGGTTGGGGTATGCAAAGCTTATACATCCCGCGTAGGCGATGGACCGTTCCCGACAGAATTATTTGATGAAGTTGGCCATCAAATTCGCGAAGTGGGCCGTGAATATGGCACAACGACTGGCCGTCCTCGCCGTGTAGGCTGGTTTGATGCAGTGGTCGTACGCCATTCCCGCCGCGTATCAGGCATTACGGACTTGGCTTTAAACTCCATCGACGTATTGACAGGTTTGGAAACTGTGAAAATTTGTACGGCATATAAATATAAAGATCAAATCATCACGGAATATCCTGCAAGCTTACATGTTCTTGAAGAATGCGAACCGGTGTATGAAGAACTTCCAGGATGGACGGAAGATATTACAGGTGTACGTTCATTTGATGAGTTGCCAAAGAATGCCCAAAATTATGTCAACCGCATCGTTGAATTAACAGGCATCCGGTTAATGACATTCTCCGTAGGACCAGCCCGTGAGCAAACTAATATTGTAAATGATGTATGGGAATAA
- the dnaB gene encoding replicative DNA helicase: MSDLIDRVPPHNHEAEQSVLGAIFLDPQALITASEILVPEDFYRIAHQKIFQTMLDLSDKGNAIDVVTVTEELSARKELEDVGGLSYLMELANAVPTAANVSYYAKIVEEKSILRRLIRTATKIVEESFTREDEVEELLSEAEKRIMEVANRKNAGDFKHVKDVLVETYDKIEQLQNRSGDVTGIPTGFTDLDRMTAGFQRNDLIIVAARPSVGKTAFALNIAQNVAVKARENVAIFSLEMGAEQLVMRMLCAEGNIDAQVLRTGALTAEDWSKLTIAMGTLSNAGIYIDDTPGLRVNEIRAKCRRLAQEKGLGMVVIDYLQLIQGSGRRGENRQQEVSEISRSLKALARELHVPVIALSQLSRGVEQRQDKRPMMSDIRESGSIEQDADIVAFLYRDDYYDKETENKNMIEIIIAKQRNGPTGTVTLAFKKEFNKFLNIDWSQRQEPIHA, from the coding sequence ATGAGTGATCTAATAGATCGCGTTCCACCGCATAATCACGAAGCTGAACAATCTGTTCTCGGTGCCATCTTTTTGGATCCGCAAGCGTTAATTACGGCATCGGAGATTTTAGTTCCGGAAGATTTTTATCGCATTGCCCATCAAAAAATTTTCCAAACCATGCTGGATTTGAGCGATAAAGGCAATGCCATTGACGTGGTTACCGTTACCGAAGAGCTGTCTGCAAGAAAAGAGCTGGAGGATGTCGGCGGCCTTTCCTATTTGATGGAACTGGCAAATGCCGTCCCTACGGCAGCCAATGTCAGCTACTATGCGAAAATCGTAGAAGAAAAATCCATTTTAAGAAGATTGATTCGTACTGCCACAAAAATTGTTGAAGAAAGCTTTACACGGGAAGATGAAGTAGAAGAACTATTATCCGAAGCTGAAAAAAGAATCATGGAAGTGGCCAATCGGAAAAATGCCGGCGACTTCAAACATGTGAAAGATGTTCTTGTGGAAACGTATGATAAAATTGAGCAGCTTCAAAACCGTTCGGGAGATGTGACCGGCATTCCAACCGGGTTTACGGATTTGGATCGCATGACAGCCGGTTTTCAGAGGAATGATTTGATCATTGTAGCGGCCCGTCCATCTGTAGGGAAAACCGCTTTTGCATTAAATATCGCCCAAAATGTGGCGGTCAAAGCCCGTGAAAATGTGGCAATCTTCTCGCTGGAAATGGGTGCTGAACAATTAGTCATGCGTATGCTTTGTGCCGAAGGGAACATCGATGCCCAAGTATTAAGAACAGGGGCGCTCACTGCCGAAGATTGGAGCAAGCTGACAATTGCGATGGGCACGTTGTCGAATGCAGGAATTTATATCGACGACACGCCGGGCCTTCGTGTTAATGAAATTCGGGCAAAATGCCGCCGTCTGGCCCAAGAAAAAGGGCTGGGAATGGTGGTCATCGATTACTTGCAATTGATCCAAGGCAGCGGAAGAAGAGGAGAAAACCGTCAGCAGGAAGTATCTGAAATCTCCCGCTCCCTCAAAGCGTTGGCCCGTGAATTGCATGTTCCCGTCATCGCCCTGTCCCAGTTATCCCGCGGAGTGGAGCAGCGCCAAGACAAGCGCCCGATGATGAGTGATATTCGTGAATCAGGAAGTATCGAACAGGATGCGGATATCGTCGCTTTCCTATACCGCGATGATTATTATGATAAAGAAACAGAAAACAAAAACATGATTGAAATCATCATTGCCAAACAGCGGAACGGTCCTACGGGAACGGTGACCCTTGCCTTTAAGAAAGAGTTTAATAAATTTTTAAATATTGATTGGTCTCAACGGCAAGAGCCAATTCATGCATAA